In Geminocystis sp. NIES-3709, a single genomic region encodes these proteins:
- a CDS encoding ABC transporter permease, whose product MNKNSKGDIFSLNKHLIYRWDLIYCLVDRNIKILYKRSSLGILWMLIKPLLTLCIYGFVFRSIIPVKLPFFTSYVFTGLLFWNWFNNSVSQCTGVIVQNVNLIKQPYFPINILPIVIVITEWIHLLLAIPILFFFILWESVPLEPVIFLLPFLMLLQFTLILSIGCVLAAINVTFRDTQHTVSILLQMLMYLSGIFYDINTLKPEYQSLLYLNPMVHLLNSYRSIIIYGEFPSLFNLVYLCLLSVCLLPIGIWIFRKQSCYFVEEL is encoded by the coding sequence ATGAATAAAAATAGTAAAGGGGATATTTTTTCATTAAATAAACATCTAATATATCGTTGGGATTTAATTTATTGTTTAGTTGATAGAAACATAAAAATTCTTTATAAACGTTCTAGTTTAGGAATATTATGGATGTTAATTAAACCTTTATTAACCTTGTGTATATATGGTTTTGTTTTTCGTTCTATCATACCCGTAAAACTACCTTTTTTTACTTCCTATGTTTTTACAGGTTTACTTTTTTGGAATTGGTTTAATAATAGCGTTAGTCAATGTACTGGAGTCATCGTTCAGAATGTCAATTTGATTAAACAACCTTATTTTCCTATTAATATTTTACCTATTGTTATTGTTATTACTGAGTGGATTCATTTATTATTAGCAATTCCCATTTTATTTTTCTTTATTTTATGGGAATCCGTACCATTAGAACCTGTTATTTTTCTTTTACCTTTTTTGATGTTATTACAATTTACATTGATTTTAAGTATCGGTTGTGTTTTAGCGGCCATTAATGTCACTTTTAGAGATACTCAACATACTGTGAGCATCTTATTACAGATGTTAATGTATTTAAGTGGAATTTTCTACGATATAAATACTCTAAAACCAGAATATCAGAGTTTACTTTACTTAAATCCAATGGTTCATTTACTTAATTCTTATCGTTCTATCATTATTTATGGTGAATTTCCGTCTTTATTTAATTTAGTTTATCTTTGTTTATTAAGTGTCTGTTTATTACCGATCGGTATTTGGATATTTAGGAAACAAAGTTGTTATTTTGTCGAAGAATTATAG